A single genomic interval of Syntrophobotulus glycolicus DSM 8271 harbors:
- a CDS encoding DUF3810 domain-containing protein produces the protein MKILLFLLGPLGWLAAFAASARPEWVEKYYSEGLYKLMMSPVSRISAGVPFSLGELIVVLAGLIFIYALAEILIDAVRFCLRRPKSGFWIRRNGQCLLMVISLGYFFFIMMWGLNYYREPWDRLADLEIKQADSSEIAGLCTELIKKANDYRKEIPEDGKGVMTLGEDKVKIFLKASEGFRTAAEEYSQLGGNYGRAKPVFFSRALSFMGITGIYFPFTGEANVNIDIPDMMIPSTICHEMAHQRGFAREEEANYIAYLTCQDQQDQKFKYSGVLLALIYSMNALDEQNPEAASQLRETYSPGLNRDLTEITAYWQLHRGKIENWSTQFNDQYLKSNRQTQGVKSYNGMVDLLLAERRKAMR, from the coding sequence ATGAAAATACTTTTGTTCTTATTGGGGCCGCTAGGCTGGCTGGCAGCCTTTGCGGCTTCAGCCAGACCAGAATGGGTAGAAAAATATTATTCTGAAGGACTCTATAAACTGATGATGTCTCCGGTAAGCAGGATCAGCGCGGGAGTACCATTTTCACTCGGCGAGCTTATTGTAGTCCTGGCTGGCTTGATTTTCATTTATGCTTTGGCAGAAATCCTTATTGATGCTGTCCGCTTTTGTTTACGGAGACCCAAAAGTGGATTTTGGATACGCCGAAATGGACAGTGCTTACTGATGGTAATCAGTTTGGGATATTTCTTTTTCATCATGATGTGGGGATTGAATTACTACAGGGAACCATGGGACCGGCTTGCTGATTTAGAGATTAAACAGGCGGATTCCTCGGAAATCGCCGGCCTTTGCACAGAGCTGATCAAAAAGGCAAATGATTACAGAAAAGAGATCCCCGAAGATGGTAAGGGGGTAATGACCCTTGGGGAAGATAAAGTGAAAATATTCTTAAAAGCATCGGAGGGCTTTCGCACCGCGGCAGAGGAGTATAGTCAGCTTGGAGGGAATTATGGCCGGGCTAAACCGGTTTTCTTTTCAAGGGCTTTGTCTTTCATGGGAATAACAGGCATCTACTTTCCTTTTACAGGAGAGGCCAATGTGAATATTGACATACCGGACATGATGATCCCTTCCACAATTTGTCACGAAATGGCTCATCAACGGGGTTTTGCCCGGGAGGAGGAAGCAAACTATATTGCGTATTTGACTTGTCAGGACCAGCAGGATCAAAAGTTTAAATACTCGGGAGTCCTGCTTGCCCTGATTTACTCCATGAACGCTTTAGATGAACAAAACCCGGAGGCCGCTTCCCAGTTAAGGGAAACGTATAGTCCGGGTTTAAACAGGGATTTGACGGAAATAACAGCGTATTGGCAGCTGCATAGGGGAAAAATCGAAAACTGGAGTACGCAGTTTAATGATCAATACCTGAAAAGTAACAGGCAGACCCAAGGGGTAAAAAGTTACAATGGGATGGTTGACTTATTGCTTGCGGAAAGAAGAAAAGCGATGCGTTGA
- a CDS encoding NUDIX hydrolase produces the protein MAFAQNEFRYCPLCSALLEYNIIEDKRRLKCPVCGYTHWGEFSLGVGGVIVKNNKGLLVQRAYHPGKGRWTIPGGFVEQDEKIEHAVVREIREETGLITQPVTIIAIKDRPEDLPGVKHDIYIVFLMELLGGELKPDPAEVSAVGFFAPEQCSDFNAAPLSVDMIEKAIKYTKPGPANPGFIRKDTISMVGSLTTLFTLPE, from the coding sequence ATGGCTTTTGCCCAAAACGAATTTAGGTACTGCCCTCTTTGTTCCGCTTTACTGGAATACAATATCATTGAAGATAAAAGACGCCTTAAATGCCCTGTTTGCGGGTATACTCACTGGGGCGAGTTCTCCCTGGGTGTTGGCGGTGTTATCGTGAAGAACAACAAAGGCCTGTTGGTCCAGCGTGCTTATCATCCAGGCAAAGGCCGCTGGACAATTCCGGGCGGATTTGTCGAACAGGATGAGAAAATAGAACATGCTGTGGTCAGGGAAATCCGCGAAGAAACGGGCCTGATCACCCAACCGGTCACGATTATCGCCATTAAGGACCGTCCTGAAGATCTACCTGGAGTTAAGCATGACATTTATATCGTCTTCCTGATGGAACTCCTTGGCGGCGAACTTAAACCGGACCCAGCTGAAGTCAGTGCCGTAGGTTTCTTCGCACCTGAACAATGCTCCGACTTTAATGCTGCTCCTTTGAGTGTGGATATGATTGAAAAAGCAATAAAATATACCAAACCCGGCCCGGCAAACCCCGGCTTCATCCGTAAAGATACTATCTCAATGGTCGGTTCTTTGACCACATTATTTACATTACCGGAATAA
- a CDS encoding CtsR family transcriptional regulator, protein MRNLADRIEEYIKKTIGQAQEDFIVLQRGFLAEIFSCAPSQINYVLTTRFTAEKGYLVESRRGGGGYLRIVRLGLDPEGKFQRLMSELIGDRLSQDRAFDLISRLEEEEIFTRREAAIIKSIFTDKILEPYVNDQSSLRARLMKDILANLCREDIKD, encoded by the coding sequence ATGCGGAATCTGGCGGATCGAATAGAAGAATATATCAAGAAAACAATCGGGCAGGCGCAGGAAGATTTTATTGTCCTGCAGAGAGGCTTTTTAGCAGAGATTTTTTCTTGTGCTCCTTCTCAGATCAACTATGTACTGACAACCAGGTTTACGGCTGAAAAAGGGTATTTGGTGGAAAGCAGGCGGGGCGGCGGCGGATATCTTAGAATCGTGAGACTGGGACTGGATCCTGAAGGGAAATTTCAGCGCTTGATGAGTGAGCTTATTGGAGACCGGCTTTCTCAGGACCGGGCATTTGACCTGATCAGCAGGTTGGAAGAAGAAGAAATCTTTACGAGAAGAGAAGCCGCGATCATTAAGAGTATTTTTACAGATAAAATATTGGAACCGTATGTCAATGATCAATCTTCCCTGAGAGCGAGACTGATGAAAGATATTTTGGCTAATCTGTGCAGGGAAGATATAAAGGATTAG
- a CDS encoding UvrB/UvrC motif-containing protein: MICENCHVREAKVHFTKIANGQTGVMHLCQKCAQKIQGFGFGIYPGMVSDFLQALFEAESNKQFVQSENKETEKCPLCGMTLSKIQQHGKIGCSECYNQFEPQLEVLLRKIHGGGFHVGRVPAHGRPELQSRNELQQLRKKLQEAVHSEEFEEAAVLRDRIKELEKTAGGEQDGK, translated from the coding sequence ATGATTTGCGAAAACTGTCATGTCAGAGAGGCTAAGGTTCATTTTACTAAGATAGCCAACGGACAAACCGGTGTAATGCATTTATGTCAGAAATGTGCCCAAAAAATACAGGGCTTTGGTTTTGGCATTTATCCGGGCATGGTTTCTGATTTTCTTCAAGCTCTCTTTGAAGCTGAATCCAATAAGCAGTTTGTTCAGTCTGAAAATAAGGAGACTGAAAAGTGTCCTTTGTGCGGGATGACTCTTTCTAAGATTCAACAACATGGAAAGATCGGCTGCAGTGAATGCTATAATCAATTTGAACCACAGTTGGAAGTATTATTGCGGAAGATTCACGGCGGTGGGTTTCATGTGGGAAGAGTACCTGCACATGGCCGGCCTGAATTGCAATCCAGAAATGAATTGCAGCAGTTAAGGAAAAAGCTGCAGGAAGCAGTGCACAGCGAAGAATTCGAAGAAGCGGCTGTCTTGCGGGATCGGATCAAAGAACTGGAGAAAACGGCTGGTGGTGAGCAGGATGGAAAATAA
- a CDS encoding protein arginine kinase, protein MENKELLVKDSCWMQNIQDTPIVLSTRVRLARNLAGASFPHILGAEGGKEVEKKISDTFGETVVSGEQFTYLSLGVLNPLERRILVEKHLISPDLANGKEFSGVALTDSHKVSVMVNEEDHLRIQVLMPGFNLSESLALAKETDEKMESKLDFAFKEKFGYLTACPTNVGTGLRISVMIHLPALVMTNQVQQVLGALTHIGLAVRGLYGEGSRALGNVFQISNQVTLGKSEEDTLAYLETMTGQIAERESQARQDLWKEVGVMLQDKVWRARGTLEHARLLSGDEVIGLLSEDRMGVEMGILPKVQAGFASLLVNSSYGCLQYRIDRPLDGNYADFERANYIRGVYHTKD, encoded by the coding sequence ATGGAAAATAAAGAGTTATTGGTGAAAGACAGCTGCTGGATGCAAAATATCCAGGACACTCCTATTGTTTTAAGCACCCGAGTCAGGCTTGCAAGGAATCTGGCCGGAGCTTCTTTTCCGCATATTCTGGGAGCTGAAGGCGGAAAAGAAGTGGAGAAAAAGATTTCTGATACTTTTGGGGAAACGGTTGTTTCAGGGGAGCAATTCACCTATTTATCACTCGGCGTCCTCAATCCTCTTGAAAGAAGAATTTTGGTTGAAAAACACTTAATCAGTCCGGACTTGGCCAATGGCAAGGAATTCAGCGGTGTAGCCCTTACAGACAGTCACAAAGTATCTGTAATGGTCAATGAAGAGGATCATTTGCGGATTCAAGTACTGATGCCGGGTTTTAATCTCAGCGAATCACTGGCTTTGGCAAAAGAGACGGATGAAAAGATGGAAAGCAAATTGGATTTTGCTTTTAAAGAGAAATTTGGTTATTTGACGGCTTGCCCGACAAATGTAGGCACCGGTCTGCGGATATCGGTTATGATCCATCTCCCTGCTTTAGTCATGACCAATCAAGTTCAACAGGTATTAGGGGCGCTTACTCATATCGGATTGGCCGTTCGGGGGCTGTATGGGGAAGGTTCGAGAGCTTTAGGGAATGTTTTTCAGATATCCAACCAAGTGACCTTAGGGAAGAGTGAAGAGGATACCCTGGCATATCTGGAGACAATGACGGGGCAAATTGCGGAAAGGGAGTCTCAGGCGCGCCAGGACTTGTGGAAAGAAGTGGGAGTTATGCTCCAGGATAAGGTCTGGAGAGCAAGGGGGACCCTTGAACATGCCAGGCTTTTAAGTGGGGATGAAGTGATTGGTCTTCTGTCGGAAGACAGAATGGGTGTGGAAATGGGGATTCTGCCCAAAGTTCAGGCAGGATTTGCCTCTTTGCTGGTCAATTCCTCTTATGGCTGTCTGCAATATAGGATAGACAGGCCTCTGGATGGCAATTATGCTGATTTCGAACGAGCGAATTATATCCGAGGTGTGTATCATACCAAGGATTAA
- a CDS encoding ATP-dependent Clp protease ATP-binding subunit, giving the protein MPGRFTQKAEQVFLLAESTAKRMGHKTIGTEHILLALLEEGEGVAATALKEMGLDEEKMSGKIIQLIGISEPIAGEVGLSPRVKRVIEIATEEAQRQGVNYVGTEHVLLGILIEGEGIAARVLADLKVNPEKLWEHVVALLGGEAENTSVPGSSPGMTGGKNVSSNTPALNEFGRDLTVMAQEKKLDPVIGREKEIERVIQVLSRRTKNNPVLIGEPGVGKTAIAEGLAQRIVSGGVPEILADKRVVTLDLSSMVAGTKYRGEFEERMKKVMEEIRFAGNIIIFIDELHTLIGAGAAEGAIDAANILKPALARGEMQCVGATTLDEYRKYIERDSALERRFQPIKIGEPTVEEAIEILKGLRDRYEAHHRVKITDEAIEAAVRLSDRYISDRFLPDKAIDLMDEAASKVRLSSYTAPGELKELETEVEALKKEKEAAVKRQEFEQAAKIRDQEQQKREQLSTLRKDWEANREKNLSILNQEDIGKIVSSWTGIPVNKLEEEESARLLKLEEVLHERVVGQEEAVSAVARSVRRARAGLKDPKRPIGSFIFLGPTGVGKTELARALAEALFGDENSLIRVDMSEYMEKHAVSRMVGSPPGYVGHDEGGQLTEAVRRKPYSVLLFDEIEKAHPEVFNILLQVLEDGRLTDSKGRVVDFRNCVLMMTSNVGASFLRKEAMGFMSSHSEDSEYRNMSANVMEELKKVFKPEFLNRIDEIVVFHQLKDEELQKIAAILLASLGKRLQQQNYTIIADEKAMQLVAKEGNDPAFGARPLRRAIQRLIEDPLSERILQEQFKPGDTIYVSAENNTMIFSSEKQLSESGESKKPAKPQKKVKAKTKKDEI; this is encoded by the coding sequence ATGCCCGGACGTTTCACACAGAAAGCAGAACAAGTTTTTTTACTCGCGGAGAGTACCGCCAAAAGGATGGGTCATAAGACTATTGGGACAGAACACATCCTTCTGGCCCTGCTGGAAGAGGGAGAAGGTGTTGCGGCCACAGCGTTAAAAGAAATGGGCCTGGATGAAGAAAAAATGAGTGGAAAAATTATTCAGCTGATTGGAATTAGTGAGCCGATCGCCGGTGAGGTAGGGTTATCACCGCGAGTAAAAAGAGTTATTGAAATTGCCACCGAAGAGGCCCAAAGGCAGGGTGTAAACTATGTGGGCACAGAGCATGTGCTTCTGGGTATTCTGATCGAAGGAGAGGGGATAGCGGCCAGAGTTCTTGCTGATCTTAAGGTTAACCCTGAAAAACTCTGGGAACATGTTGTGGCTCTTCTGGGCGGAGAGGCGGAAAACACTTCTGTACCGGGGAGCAGCCCCGGTATGACTGGTGGTAAAAATGTTTCGTCCAATACCCCCGCATTAAATGAATTCGGTCGTGACCTGACAGTCATGGCCCAAGAAAAAAAGCTTGATCCGGTCATTGGCAGAGAAAAAGAAATAGAAAGGGTCATTCAGGTGCTTAGCCGTCGAACCAAGAACAATCCCGTTCTGATCGGGGAACCTGGTGTAGGCAAAACAGCTATTGCCGAGGGTTTGGCCCAAAGAATCGTAAGTGGCGGTGTTCCTGAAATTCTTGCGGACAAAAGAGTTGTCACATTGGACCTGTCGTCAATGGTTGCCGGGACAAAGTACCGCGGCGAGTTTGAGGAACGGATGAAAAAGGTTATGGAAGAAATTCGCTTCGCCGGAAATATCATCATATTCATTGATGAACTGCATACCTTGATTGGCGCCGGAGCGGCGGAAGGCGCGATCGACGCGGCAAATATCTTGAAGCCTGCTCTGGCCCGCGGCGAAATGCAGTGTGTTGGGGCGACCACGCTGGACGAATATAGGAAATATATTGAGCGTGACTCTGCTTTGGAGCGCCGTTTTCAGCCGATAAAAATCGGAGAGCCGACCGTTGAAGAAGCTATTGAGATTTTAAAGGGCTTACGAGACAGATACGAAGCACATCACCGGGTAAAGATTACTGATGAAGCAATCGAGGCGGCGGTTCGGCTTTCGGACAGGTATATTTCAGACAGATTTTTACCGGATAAGGCCATCGATTTAATGGATGAAGCAGCCTCAAAAGTAAGGCTGAGCAGTTATACGGCTCCTGGAGAGCTAAAGGAATTGGAAACTGAGGTTGAAGCGCTGAAAAAGGAAAAAGAAGCGGCTGTAAAAAGGCAGGAGTTTGAACAGGCAGCTAAAATCAGGGATCAGGAACAACAAAAAAGAGAGCAGCTCAGTACACTGAGAAAAGACTGGGAAGCAAACAGAGAAAAGAACCTTTCTATTCTCAATCAGGAGGACATCGGTAAAATCGTGTCAAGCTGGACCGGAATACCGGTCAATAAATTAGAGGAAGAAGAAAGCGCCAGACTGTTGAAGCTTGAAGAAGTATTGCATGAAAGGGTTGTCGGTCAAGAGGAAGCAGTCAGCGCCGTCGCTCGTTCTGTGCGCAGAGCAAGGGCCGGTCTTAAAGATCCCAAAAGACCGATCGGGTCATTTATCTTCCTCGGCCCGACAGGTGTAGGTAAAACAGAGCTTGCCCGGGCCTTGGCCGAAGCTTTATTTGGAGATGAAAATTCTTTAATCAGAGTTGACATGTCCGAATATATGGAGAAACATGCCGTATCCAGAATGGTCGGTTCCCCTCCGGGATATGTAGGCCATGATGAAGGCGGCCAGTTAACGGAAGCAGTAAGAAGAAAACCATATAGTGTCTTGCTTTTTGATGAAATTGAAAAGGCCCACCCGGAAGTATTTAATATTCTGCTGCAGGTTTTGGAAGACGGCAGGCTGACCGATTCCAAAGGCAGAGTAGTTGATTTTCGAAATTGTGTGCTGATGATGACCTCCAATGTCGGGGCGTCTTTTCTCAGAAAAGAAGCGATGGGTTTTATGTCCTCCCACAGTGAGGACAGCGAATACAGGAACATGAGTGCAAATGTGATGGAAGAACTGAAGAAAGTATTTAAACCGGAGTTTCTGAACAGAATTGATGAGATCGTCGTTTTCCATCAGCTAAAGGATGAAGAACTCCAGAAAATTGCGGCGATTTTGCTTGCATCACTGGGCAAAAGGCTCCAGCAGCAGAATTACACCATCATTGCCGATGAGAAAGCGATGCAATTGGTGGCAAAAGAAGGAAATGATCCCGCTTTTGGGGCGAGACCGCTGCGCAGAGCAATTCAAAGACTGATTGAAGATCCCCTTTCTGAAAGGATTCTCCAGGAACAATTTAAACCGGGAGATACAATTTATGTGAGCGCGGAAAATAATACGATGATTTTTAGCTCAGAAAAACAGTTGTCCGAATCTGGAGAAAGCAAAAAACCGGCAAAACCGCAAAAGAAAGTCAAAGCAAAAACAAAGAAAGATGAGATATAA
- the radA gene encoding DNA repair protein RadA, with translation MARIKTKYFCKECGQESPRWLGKCPACGEWNTFAEEKISVSSSSLTDRGAVKAAPLSEITSMEIERLDTGNGELNRVLGGGAVPGSFVLVSGEPGIGKSTLLLQLADYLSKENNVLYVSGEESARQIKIRADRLGISSSKLHILTETILHRIREIVLQDNYQVLVIDSIQTMMLEDLESAPGSVSQVREGAAFLMKLAKENHIIIFLVGHITKDGNIAGPRVLEHMVDTVLCFEGDQHYIYRLLRTIKNRFGPANEIGVFEMRGSGLCEVANTSEVFLGSRTSDVAGSAVAVTMEGSRPLLVEIQALVTPTGFNPPRRTVNGMDYHRLLMLLAVLDKRIGNVFYARDVFINIAGGLRIDDPAVDLAIIGAILSAMNDTPLPKLALIGEVGLTGELRGVSQIEQRIKEAEKLGFEGCMIPSVNNQAALKSDCLIYAAGTLEEAKKYLKF, from the coding sequence GTGGCAAGGATTAAGACGAAGTATTTCTGTAAAGAATGCGGGCAGGAAAGTCCCCGCTGGCTTGGTAAATGCCCTGCATGTGGAGAGTGGAATACCTTTGCCGAGGAGAAAATTTCTGTTTCCTCCTCAAGTTTGACTGACAGGGGAGCTGTTAAAGCAGCCCCCCTGTCAGAGATTACATCCATGGAAATAGAGAGACTGGATACGGGGAACGGGGAATTGAACAGAGTGCTGGGAGGAGGGGCCGTGCCCGGCAGTTTTGTACTTGTCAGCGGAGAGCCTGGTATCGGCAAATCCACCCTGTTGCTTCAGCTTGCGGATTATTTGTCTAAAGAGAATAATGTTTTGTATGTTTCCGGTGAAGAATCGGCGCGCCAGATTAAAATCAGGGCGGACCGTTTGGGGATTTCCTCATCAAAGCTACATATTCTTACGGAGACAATACTTCACAGAATAAGAGAAATCGTTCTTCAGGACAATTATCAGGTATTGGTGATTGATTCGATTCAAACGATGATGCTGGAGGACCTGGAATCTGCACCGGGAAGCGTCAGTCAGGTTCGGGAAGGCGCCGCTTTTCTGATGAAGCTGGCCAAGGAGAACCATATCATCATTTTCCTGGTTGGTCATATTACCAAGGATGGAAATATCGCAGGACCGCGTGTTCTTGAACACATGGTGGATACTGTACTTTGTTTTGAAGGAGATCAGCATTATATCTATCGTCTTTTGCGGACAATCAAAAACCGTTTTGGCCCGGCAAACGAAATCGGTGTTTTTGAAATGAGAGGAAGCGGGCTTTGTGAAGTTGCCAATACTTCGGAGGTTTTTCTCGGCAGCAGGACGTCAGATGTTGCCGGTTCGGCGGTAGCCGTAACAATGGAAGGGTCGCGTCCTTTGCTGGTTGAAATCCAAGCCCTTGTGACACCGACAGGATTCAATCCTCCCAGAAGGACGGTCAATGGCATGGATTATCACAGGCTGCTCATGCTTCTGGCTGTGCTGGACAAGAGAATCGGCAATGTCTTTTATGCCCGTGATGTCTTTATTAATATTGCAGGGGGACTGAGGATAGATGATCCCGCTGTGGATCTTGCAATTATTGGAGCCATTCTTTCCGCGATGAATGATACTCCGCTCCCCAAATTGGCGCTCATTGGAGAAGTGGGCTTAACAGGAGAGCTGCGGGGAGTATCGCAGATAGAGCAGCGTATTAAAGAGGCCGAGAAGCTGGGGTTTGAGGGCTGCATGATTCCAAGTGTCAATAATCAGGCGGCATTAAAAAGCGATTGCCTGATTTACGCTGCGGGAACATTGGAAGAGGCAAAAAAATACTTGAAGTTTTGA
- a CDS encoding PIN/TRAM domain-containing protein, whose translation MLIRRIVRFIITLLFGGLGFYLDYLMVNFFDIEILNNVLGFSIRLFWTYIISSVLFAVIGFLIAPFCVNFFLNMVKRLETLLTKMPSNDLIGAFIGVIAGLLIASLFSSSFSGIPFLGPIFSVLLSVFLAYVGFIIGIKRKEELFGFLNFIPKRKGEKAEKGEKGEKSKEVLAQNDHVLYKILDTSVIIDGRISDIVRTGFIDGILLVPNFVLEELRHIADSSDALKRNRGRRGLDILNQISKEAAIQVEIYEGDSFDDLAEVDSKLVRLGQILNSPVLTNDYNLNKVAELQGVKVLNINELANAIKPVVLPGEEMYVQVMKEGKEPGQGVAYLDDGTMVVVDGGKKHIGQETTVLVTTVLQTAAGRMIFAKPKELMDRSIEEYSEVNVLG comes from the coding sequence ATGCTGATTCGCCGGATCGTTCGTTTCATTATAACTTTGCTTTTTGGCGGACTTGGTTTCTATTTAGATTATCTGATGGTAAACTTTTTTGATATTGAAATATTAAATAATGTACTTGGTTTTTCAATTAGATTATTCTGGACTTATATTATTTCGTCGGTATTATTTGCGGTAATCGGTTTTCTAATAGCTCCTTTCTGTGTCAATTTCTTTTTGAACATGGTGAAACGACTGGAAACATTACTGACCAAAATGCCCTCCAATGACCTGATAGGGGCTTTTATCGGGGTGATTGCCGGGCTCCTGATCGCCAGTCTCTTCAGCAGTTCTTTTTCAGGTATTCCTTTTTTAGGCCCTATCTTTTCAGTGCTTCTGAGTGTTTTTCTGGCTTATGTCGGCTTTATTATCGGGATTAAAAGGAAAGAAGAGCTTTTTGGCTTTTTGAATTTTATTCCGAAGAGGAAAGGAGAAAAAGCTGAAAAGGGAGAAAAGGGTGAAAAGTCAAAAGAAGTTTTGGCTCAAAATGATCATGTGCTGTATAAGATTCTTGATACAAGTGTAATTATCGACGGCCGGATTTCCGATATTGTCCGGACTGGTTTTATTGATGGGATACTGTTGGTTCCTAACTTTGTTTTGGAAGAGCTGAGACATATTGCTGATTCCTCGGATGCCCTTAAACGAAACAGAGGGAGACGGGGTTTGGATATCCTAAACCAGATTTCCAAGGAAGCTGCAATCCAGGTTGAGATTTATGAGGGAGACAGTTTTGATGACCTGGCTGAGGTTGACAGTAAATTGGTTCGCCTTGGTCAGATCCTAAATTCTCCGGTGCTGACCAATGATTATAACTTAAATAAGGTTGCCGAGCTGCAGGGAGTGAAGGTTCTGAATATCAATGAGCTGGCCAACGCCATCAAGCCTGTGGTTCTCCCTGGTGAAGAAATGTATGTTCAAGTGATGAAGGAAGGTAAAGAACCCGGTCAGGGTGTCGCTTATTTGGATGATGGAACAATGGTTGTTGTCGATGGCGGTAAAAAACATATCGGACAAGAAACCACGGTGCTTGTGACGACCGTCCTGCAGACGGCGGCAGGCCGTATGATTTTTGCTAAGCCGAAGGAATTAATGGATCGATCGATAGAGGAGTACAGTGAAGTCAATGTGCTTGGATAA
- the ispD gene encoding 2-C-methyl-D-erythritol 4-phosphate cytidylyltransferase, whose translation MCLDKTGAVIPAAGQGKRMGGEGNKLFLEIAGTPVLVYTLRVFQKARSIAEIVIVAARDEIVLIEELVKKYELDKVVGVVEGGAQRQQSVKAGIQALSPEINRVVIHDGARPLLKIKELDHFLYNAQGYDAAIMAVPLKDTVKIVNEENTVLETPSREKLRAVQTPQVFCRSLLETAHREAETKIFLGTDDASLIEWMGQPVKVLDGTYENIKVTTPEDMLLAETILRRYRKDEMGCE comes from the coding sequence ATGTGCTTGGATAAAACAGGCGCAGTGATTCCTGCTGCGGGACAAGGCAAAAGAATGGGGGGTGAAGGCAACAAACTCTTTCTTGAGATTGCCGGCACCCCTGTTCTGGTTTATACTCTCAGGGTGTTTCAGAAAGCAAGAAGCATTGCTGAGATTGTGATCGTTGCGGCCCGTGATGAGATCGTGCTCATAGAAGAACTGGTAAAAAAATACGAATTGGATAAAGTGGTTGGGGTTGTTGAGGGCGGAGCACAGAGGCAGCAATCTGTCAAAGCAGGAATTCAGGCGCTTAGCCCCGAGATCAACCGTGTCGTCATTCATGATGGGGCAAGGCCATTGCTGAAGATTAAAGAGCTTGATCATTTTTTGTACAACGCTCAGGGGTATGATGCGGCAATTATGGCTGTACCATTGAAGGATACGGTGAAAATAGTGAACGAAGAAAATACCGTTTTAGAGACACCTTCCCGGGAGAAATTAAGAGCGGTGCAGACACCGCAGGTGTTTTGCCGTTCTCTTTTGGAAACGGCGCATCGGGAGGCGGAAACGAAAATCTTTCTGGGGACAGACGATGCGTCACTGATCGAATGGATGGGACAGCCTGTCAAGGTGCTGGACGGTACTTATGAAAATATCAAGGTGACGACTCCGGAGGATATGCTTTTGGCAGAAACGATTCTCAGAAGATACCGGAAGGATGAAATGGGATGCGAATAG
- the ispF gene encoding 2-C-methyl-D-erythritol 2,4-cyclodiphosphate synthase has translation MRIGIGYDVHALVEKRQLILGGVRIPYSQGLQGHSDADVLTHAAMDALLGACALGDIGKHFPDDDEKYRDISSMELLKEVMGLIGQKGLTIGNIDCIIIAQKPKLAPYIEDMRANLALAMKTDIANVSVKATTTEGLGFEGRGEGIGAQAVVLLLPVF, from the coding sequence ATGCGAATAGGCATTGGTTATGATGTACATGCCCTTGTTGAAAAGAGACAATTGATTCTGGGCGGAGTAAGAATCCCTTATTCCCAGGGTTTGCAGGGACATTCTGATGCTGATGTTTTAACTCATGCGGCAATGGATGCTTTGTTAGGAGCTTGTGCACTTGGTGATATCGGGAAGCATTTCCCTGATGACGATGAAAAATACCGGGATATTTCCAGCATGGAGCTCCTGAAAGAAGTGATGGGGCTGATCGGGCAAAAAGGATTGACGATTGGAAATATCGACTGTATCATTATCGCCCAGAAACCGAAGCTTGCTCCTTATATTGAAGACATGAGAGCCAATCTGGCTTTAGCCATGAAAACTGACATTGCCAATGTTTCTGTAAAAGCTACGACGACGGAAGGTCTTGGTTTTGAAGGCAGAGGAGAAGGAATAGGGGCGCAGGCTGTGGTTCTGCTGCTTCCTGTGTTTTGA